One Dictyoglomus turgidum DSM 6724 DNA window includes the following coding sequences:
- a CDS encoding nicotinate phosphoribosyltransferase, with translation MKEFLIAKPEEIKSGLNTDAYFLRTEEVLEGIGKNPNVVMELFTKSFPDENYQFGVLLGIYEVAKLLEGLPVDVYAMDEGEIFFPYEPVLQIRGKYKDFARYETTILGFLSFMSGIATKSARVRIAAKDKKIYSFGTRRQHPFLSPVVEYCTYVSGFDGVSNVLGAKYIFKTPVGTMPHALILIIGDEKEAFLAFDQYVDPKIPRIALIDTYGSPTVGALNALEVLKEKLAGVRIDSKDYAYLIKDIKWEFARRGYPNIQIFLSGGLDEYEVEKFYEYADAFGVGTRVANAPVIDFALKIVEVDGNPVAKAGNMPGAKQVQRGNGFNDTIRLFNSELLPEKKPLLKPLIKEGQIVRDFEEIDSIRKRVLNGLNSLPENLKIIKGGKVYIPEFLP, from the coding sequence TTGAAAGAATTTCTTATTGCAAAACCAGAAGAAATAAAAAGCGGATTAAATACTGACGCATATTTTTTAAGGACAGAAGAAGTTCTTGAGGGTATAGGAAAAAACCCCAATGTGGTAATGGAACTTTTTACCAAAAGTTTTCCTGATGAGAACTACCAATTTGGAGTTTTGCTTGGGATTTATGAGGTAGCAAAACTTTTAGAAGGACTTCCTGTGGATGTTTATGCCATGGATGAGGGAGAGATATTTTTCCCCTATGAACCAGTATTACAGATAAGGGGGAAATACAAAGACTTTGCAAGATATGAGACCACTATTCTTGGTTTTCTCTCTTTCATGTCAGGCATCGCGACGAAATCTGCAAGGGTAAGAATAGCTGCAAAGGATAAAAAAATTTACAGTTTTGGTACCCGAAGACAACATCCCTTCTTATCTCCTGTAGTTGAATATTGTACCTATGTATCTGGTTTTGATGGGGTTTCAAATGTTCTTGGGGCTAAGTATATCTTCAAGACCCCTGTAGGAACTATGCCTCATGCCTTAATTCTTATAATAGGAGATGAAAAAGAGGCATTTTTAGCTTTTGATCAGTATGTGGATCCTAAAATTCCAAGGATTGCTTTAATTGATACTTATGGTTCTCCAACAGTAGGAGCATTAAATGCTTTAGAGGTATTGAAAGAAAAACTTGCAGGTGTAAGAATAGATAGTAAAGATTATGCATACCTTATAAAGGATATAAAATGGGAATTTGCGAGAAGAGGTTATCCAAACATACAGATTTTTTTAAGCGGTGGACTTGATGAGTATGAAGTAGAAAAATTTTATGAGTATGCCGATGCTTTTGGAGTAGGCACAAGGGTTGCTAATGCACCTGTTATTGATTTTGCATTGAAAATTGTGGAAGTGGATGGTAATCCTGTGGCTAAGGCAGGTAATATGCCTGGAGCGAAACAGGTGCAGAGAGGTAATGGTTTTAATGATACTATAAGGCTTTTTAACTCAGAACTACTTCCTGAAAAAAAACCACTTTTAAAGCCTCTTATCAAGGAGGGACAAATAGTTAGAGATTTTGAAGAGATTGACTCCATAAGAAAAAGAGTTTTGAATGGTTTAAATTCTCTTCCCGAAAACTTAAAAATTATAAAGGGTGGAAAAGTCTATATTCCAGAGTTCTTACCTTGA
- a CDS encoding cysteine hydrolase family protein produces MRPALIIVDMVVDFVTGKFGNPYVQEIVPNIKLLIDKAHEKKVPVIYLRDAHTEEDKELSLWGKHAMDGDKGSEIIPELAPQKDDYIIKKKVYSGFYKTELEDLLRGLNVDTVILTGTSTHICVLHNSADAFFRGFDIIVISDATASFVPEEHERALKYMKEIHNAKIYTTYELLERWEE; encoded by the coding sequence ATGCGTCCCGCATTAATAATTGTAGATATGGTGGTTGATTTTGTAACAGGTAAGTTTGGTAATCCTTATGTTCAAGAGATTGTTCCCAATATAAAACTTCTTATTGACAAGGCTCATGAAAAAAAAGTTCCAGTTATATATTTGCGAGACGCTCATACAGAGGAAGATAAAGAGCTTTCTCTTTGGGGAAAACATGCCATGGATGGAGATAAAGGCTCTGAGATTATTCCAGAGCTTGCCCCTCAAAAGGATGATTATATAATCAAAAAGAAAGTATATAGTGGATTTTATAAAACTGAGCTTGAAGATCTCCTCAGAGGTTTAAATGTAGATACAGTGATATTAACAGGTACAAGTACTCATATTTGTGTACTTCATAACTCAGCAGATGCCTTTTTTAGAGGGTTTGACATTATAGTAATCTCTGATGCTACTGCTTCTTTTGTCCCTGAAGAGCATGAAAGAGCCTTAAAATATATGAAAGAAATCCATAATGCTAAAATATATACTACTTATGAATTATTAGAAAGATGGGAGGAGTAG
- a CDS encoding secondary thiamine-phosphate synthase enzyme YjbQ, with translation MFYEISVSTPQKIALVDVTEKIEETVKESKVRNGICFIYVPHTTCGILINENYDPSVIRDILNAYERIVPQNLPYAHLEGNSPAHIKSTIVGVNTFVFIREGKLKLGTWQGIFLAEFDGPRYRKLWIDIIEDKD, from the coding sequence ATGTTTTATGAAATATCTGTATCTACACCCCAAAAAATTGCTCTTGTTGATGTTACGGAAAAAATAGAAGAGACCGTTAAAGAGAGTAAAGTTAGAAATGGAATCTGTTTTATTTATGTGCCCCATACCACTTGTGGGATTTTAATAAATGAAAATTATGACCCTAGTGTTATAAGAGATATATTGAATGCCTATGAAAGAATAGTACCACAGAATCTGCCATATGCTCATTTGGAAGGAAATTCTCCAGCCCATATTAAGTCCACTATAGTAGGAGTTAATACCTTTGTATTTATTAGAGAGGGAAAATTAAAGCTTGGTACTTGGCAGGGAATATTTCTTGCAGAGTTTGATGGACCAAGATATAGAAAGCTATGGATTGACATAATAGAGGATAAAGATTAG
- a CDS encoding RtcB family protein translates to MSNEWKGKIIKIDDYKFMIPKDYKPFMKVDGIIFADDKLMEDIVKDQSPEQVANVASLPGIIKYSLAMPDIHWGYGFPIGGVAAMKKKGGVISPGGVGYDINCGVRLIRTNLSKEDVMPRLKELVDALFDKIPAGVGSEGDLRVKGKELDEVLEKGAQWAVKQGYGWREDLEHIEERGRLSYADPDKVSKKAKERGEFQLGTLGSGNHFLEVQVVSRIFEPDIADKLGLFPDQVVVMVHTGSRGLGHQVAEDYIRIMKNAMKKYGIEVPDIQLACAPFDSPEGQDYFSAMCAAANFAWANRQMITHWVREVFEEIFRESAESLGMKLIYDVAHNIAKLEEHDIDGKLEEVIVHRKGATRAFPAGHPDLPEAYKEIGQPVIIPGDMGRSSFVLIGLPKAMELAFGSTCHGAGRTQSRSKLLKSGRRAYEIEQELLEKGILVRAASKSSLVEEASEAYKNVVDVVNVVHNAGLSKRVAQMKPIAVIKG, encoded by the coding sequence ATGAGCAATGAGTGGAAGGGAAAAATAATTAAGATAGATGATTATAAATTTATGATTCCAAAGGACTATAAACCTTTTATGAAGGTGGACGGAATAATTTTTGCTGATGACAAGCTCATGGAAGATATTGTAAAAGACCAATCTCCCGAACAAGTAGCAAACGTAGCCTCTCTTCCAGGCATAATTAAATATTCCTTGGCAATGCCAGATATCCATTGGGGATATGGCTTTCCTATTGGTGGGGTTGCTGCCATGAAGAAAAAGGGAGGAGTTATATCTCCAGGAGGAGTAGGATACGATATCAACTGTGGTGTAAGACTCATAAGAACAAACCTTAGTAAAGAAGATGTAATGCCAAGGCTTAAAGAGCTTGTAGATGCCCTTTTTGATAAAATTCCTGCAGGAGTAGGGTCTGAAGGAGATTTGAGAGTTAAAGGAAAAGAACTTGATGAAGTTTTAGAAAAAGGAGCCCAGTGGGCTGTAAAACAAGGATATGGATGGAGGGAAGATTTAGAGCATATTGAGGAAAGAGGAAGATTAAGCTACGCTGATCCAGATAAAGTTTCAAAAAAAGCAAAAGAAAGAGGAGAGTTTCAACTTGGAACCCTTGGATCTGGAAACCACTTCCTTGAGGTTCAAGTAGTAAGTAGAATCTTTGAACCAGATATTGCAGATAAATTAGGTTTATTCCCTGATCAAGTAGTAGTAATGGTTCATACAGGATCTCGAGGATTAGGGCACCAGGTAGCAGAAGATTATATTAGAATAATGAAAAATGCCATGAAGAAATATGGAATTGAGGTGCCAGATATTCAACTTGCCTGCGCCCCTTTTGACTCGCCAGAGGGACAAGACTACTTCTCAGCAATGTGTGCTGCTGCCAATTTTGCTTGGGCAAATAGGCAAATGATAACCCATTGGGTAAGAGAGGTATTTGAGGAAATATTTAGAGAAAGCGCTGAATCCCTTGGAATGAAACTAATATACGATGTAGCTCACAATATTGCAAAGCTTGAAGAACATGATATAGATGGAAAACTTGAAGAGGTTATAGTTCATAGAAAAGGAGCAACAAGAGCTTTTCCAGCTGGACATCCTGATCTTCCAGAAGCCTATAAAGAGATAGGACAACCAGTAATCATTCCAGGAGATATGGGAAGATCTTCCTTCGTGTTAATAGGTTTACCAAAAGCTATGGAACTTGCTTTTGGATCTACTTGTCATGGGGCAGGAAGAACTCAAAGTAGGAGCAAACTCCTAAAAAGTGGTAGAAGAGCCTATGAAATCGAGCAAGAACTTTTAGAAAAAGGAATCCTCGTAAGGGCTGCATCTAAGTCTTCATTAGTAGAAGAAGCATCAGAAGCATACAAAAATGTAGTAGATGTGGTGAACGTAGTACATAATGCAGGACTTTCTAAGAGGGTAGCTCAAATGAAGCCCATAGCTGTGATTAAGGGATAA
- a CDS encoding glycerol-3-phosphate responsive antiterminator — protein sequence MEKKRLSKEEFLDVLKGNPIIAAVREEERLSQALQSKAKVLFLLKTNVLTLPNVVQEIKSHGKLVFIHLDLLEGLAQDKYALRYLGDVVGIDGVITTRANLIQQAKAEDLIAIQRFFVLDSSALATGVKIMQSAEPDMVEILPGIIFIHLGEELRTQIPYPLIAGGLIRTPEEAREILKAGATAVSTTSVTLWNM from the coding sequence ATGGAAAAGAAGAGACTTTCAAAAGAAGAGTTTCTTGATGTCCTTAAAGGTAACCCCATTATAGCAGCAGTCAGAGAAGAAGAGAGACTTTCACAAGCATTGCAAAGTAAAGCAAAGGTTCTTTTTCTTCTTAAAACCAACGTGTTAACATTACCAAATGTGGTCCAAGAGATTAAATCTCATGGAAAACTAGTATTTATACACTTAGACCTCTTAGAAGGTTTAGCACAAGACAAATATGCCCTTAGATATTTAGGGGATGTGGTAGGGATTGATGGAGTAATTACCACAAGAGCCAACTTAATACAACAGGCAAAAGCAGAAGACTTGATAGCCATTCAGAGATTCTTTGTACTTGACTCTTCGGCCCTTGCTACAGGAGTAAAAATTATGCAATCAGCTGAACCTGACATGGTAGAGATTCTTCCTGGAATTATATTTATCCATTTAGGAGAAGAACTAAGAACCCAAATTCCTTACCCTCTTATAGCTGGAGGATTAATAAGAACCCCTGAGGAAGCAAGAGAGATTTTAAAAGCGGGAGCTACAGCAGTATCTACCACTTCAGTTACTTTGTGGAATATGTAG
- the atpC gene encoding ATP synthase F1 subunit epsilon — MKKESTSKRLYLEVNTPMKSVFRGFVDAVSIPLEDGMIGILPGHVNTLARVMPGIIKARSGDKEIILVVSEGFMEITKDKIYIVAEDGELGERLNEDVLKKEEIELKNKLNQAQNYKEREELHKALLLNSLKQKAVKLYTTYSTK, encoded by the coding sequence ATGAAAAAAGAATCTACTTCTAAGAGACTATATCTTGAAGTAAATACTCCAATGAAATCTGTCTTTAGAGGATTTGTGGATGCAGTAAGTATCCCTTTAGAAGATGGCATGATAGGAATTTTACCTGGTCATGTCAATACTTTGGCAAGGGTTATGCCAGGAATTATTAAAGCCAGAAGTGGAGATAAAGAGATTATCTTAGTGGTTTCTGAAGGTTTTATGGAGATTACAAAGGATAAAATATATATTGTTGCTGAGGATGGAGAATTAGGGGAAAGACTGAATGAGGATGTTCTTAAAAAGGAAGAGATTGAACTTAAAAATAAATTAAATCAGGCTCAAAATTATAAAGAAAGAGAAGAGCTTCATAAAGCTCTTCTCTTAAATTCTTTAAAGCAAAAGGCTGTTAAACTTTACACTACATATTCCACAAAGTAA
- the atpD gene encoding F0F1 ATP synthase subunit beta translates to MEGEIIAVNGPVIDIYFPDDVPNVYEALELENPVKNEKLVLETRILLGDHRVRAIALGSTDGISRGLKVKRTFHPISVPVSEEVLGRVVNVFGEPIDGGDKIKGEMTPIIKNAVEFRRVEPSYSILETGIKAIDLLTPFPQGGKIGLFGGAGVGKTVLIMELIHNVAVAHGGISVFAGIGERSREGNELWLEMKESGVLSKAVLVFGQMNEPPGVRMRVPLTALTIAEYFRDYLGKDVLLLMDNIFRYVQAGMEVSSMLGRIPSAVGYQPTLITELGEVEERILSTDTGSITAVQAVYVPADDLTDPAPATIFSHLDSTLVLSRSIAEMGIYPAVDPLASSSQILEPKFVGYEHAEVARKVVEILQHYESLKDIISILGVEELSEEDRVIVNRARKIQLFLSQPLFVAAAYTNIPGVYVPREKTIEGFKAIIEGEVDDLPEDAFYMVGTLEDVKKKAQEHGALMY, encoded by the coding sequence TTGGAAGGGGAAATAATAGCGGTTAATGGTCCTGTGATTGATATATATTTTCCTGATGACGTCCCAAATGTTTATGAGGCATTAGAATTAGAAAATCCTGTAAAAAATGAAAAATTGGTTCTTGAAACAAGAATACTTCTTGGAGATCATAGGGTAAGAGCTATAGCCCTTGGTTCCACTGATGGGATAAGTAGAGGATTGAAAGTAAAGAGAACTTTTCATCCTATAAGTGTTCCTGTAAGTGAAGAAGTACTTGGAAGAGTGGTGAATGTCTTTGGGGAGCCTATAGATGGGGGAGACAAAATAAAGGGTGAAATGACTCCTATTATAAAAAATGCTGTAGAATTTAGAAGAGTAGAGCCTTCTTACTCTATTTTAGAGACAGGTATAAAAGCTATTGATCTTCTTACGCCATTTCCTCAAGGAGGTAAGATAGGACTTTTTGGAGGGGCAGGTGTAGGGAAAACAGTACTCATTATGGAGCTAATTCATAATGTGGCTGTGGCTCACGGAGGTATATCGGTCTTTGCAGGAATTGGAGAAAGATCCCGTGAGGGGAATGAACTTTGGTTAGAAATGAAAGAATCAGGAGTGCTTTCAAAGGCTGTCCTTGTGTTTGGACAGATGAATGAGCCTCCTGGAGTAAGAATGAGGGTTCCTCTTACTGCTTTAACCATTGCAGAATATTTTAGAGATTATCTTGGGAAGGATGTTCTCCTTTTAATGGATAACATATTTAGGTATGTCCAAGCTGGTATGGAAGTTTCCTCTATGCTTGGAAGAATTCCATCTGCGGTAGGGTATCAGCCAACTCTTATCACTGAACTTGGTGAAGTGGAAGAAAGAATTCTTTCTACCGATACTGGTTCTATTACGGCGGTACAAGCGGTATATGTTCCTGCAGATGACCTTACGGATCCTGCTCCTGCTACTATATTTTCGCACCTTGATTCAACCCTTGTTTTGTCGAGAAGCATAGCAGAAATGGGTATTTATCCTGCGGTAGATCCTCTTGCTTCTTCTTCTCAAATTCTTGAACCAAAATTTGTTGGCTATGAGCATGCAGAGGTGGCAAGAAAAGTGGTGGAGATTTTGCAACACTATGAAAGTTTGAAGGATATAATATCTATTTTAGGTGTTGAAGAATTATCTGAGGAGGATAGAGTTATTGTAAATAGGGCGAGAAAAATACAACTCTTTCTCTCTCAGCCCTTGTTTGTGGCTGCTGCATATACTAATATACCTGGGGTTTATGTCCCAAGGGAAAAGACTATTGAGGGTTTTAAGGCGATAATAGAGGGTGAAGTGGATGATCTTCCTGAAGATGCGTTTTATATGGTAGGAACTCTTGAAGATGTCAAGAAAAAAGCTCAAGAACACGGGGCTTTAATGTATTAA
- the atpG gene encoding ATP synthase F1 subunit gamma — protein MPTLQGLRRKVKTIQNISHIIHSMETLSMVKIRALQDKSLRLKPYTEELNNILMELITRLPNEYLNHPLIRERSVYKTGILVFTSDLGFCGSYNLQIIESLKKFIEGKRAQNLVFYSIGFYAQRYLSSNNFNIRKKYIKFLEDTSFSQAKILSKDLLDDFLNYVIDELYVIYFEFINIVKQEVRIKKILPMIPVEVKERKEEYFLFLPSLSSILDPLLMDIFETQIHQIMLDSAASEQAFRRFAMKRAYDNAQKLHSKLIFQLNQLRQTQITKELLDITSSIEAMKEEVK, from the coding sequence ATGCCAACTCTACAGGGTCTTAGGCGTAAAGTAAAGACAATTCAAAACATAAGCCATATAATTCACTCTATGGAAACCCTGAGTATGGTAAAAATCAGGGCTTTACAAGATAAATCCTTGAGATTAAAACCATATACCGAGGAATTAAACAATATATTGATGGAACTTATAACGAGACTACCTAATGAGTATTTGAATCACCCTCTTATTAGGGAAAGATCAGTGTATAAAACTGGAATTTTAGTTTTTACCTCTGATCTTGGCTTTTGTGGAAGCTATAATTTACAGATAATTGAAAGTTTAAAAAAGTTTATTGAAGGGAAAAGGGCTCAAAATTTAGTTTTTTATTCTATTGGTTTTTATGCTCAAAGGTATCTATCTTCAAACAATTTTAACATTAGAAAAAAATACATTAAATTTCTCGAGGATACATCCTTTTCTCAAGCTAAAATTCTTTCTAAAGACCTTCTTGATGATTTCCTTAACTATGTAATAGACGAACTCTATGTAATATATTTTGAGTTTATAAATATAGTTAAACAAGAAGTAAGAATTAAGAAAATACTTCCCATGATACCTGTTGAGGTAAAGGAGAGAAAAGAAGAATATTTCCTTTTTCTCCCGTCTCTCTCCTCTATATTAGATCCTCTTTTAATGGATATTTTTGAAACTCAAATTCATCAAATAATGCTTGACTCTGCTGCAAGTGAGCAAGCTTTCAGAAGATTTGCAATGAAAAGAGCTTATGATAATGCTCAAAAATTACATTCTAAATTGATTTTTCAGCTTAACCAATTGAGACAAACTCAGATCACAAAGGAACTTTTAGATATTACCTCCAGTATTGAGGCTATGAAAGAAGAGGTGAAATAA
- the atpA gene encoding F0F1 ATP synthase subunit alpha, whose translation MKEEVLGLPIDKIEKKIKEYDFSPRISNIGYVKHVGDGVAEVSLLNSAFIGEMVVFESGIQGMVLSLKEDSVGVILFGKDEYVKEGDVVYSTSKILQVPTGNGFLGRVIDPLGNPIDGGGLIFPEAYVPIDNEAPSIFDREPVKEPLYTGIRTIDALIPIGHGQRELILGDRQTGKTTIALDTIISQKNYGTICIYVAIAQKRTNIARIVQTLREYGALSNTIVIATFPDEPPALRYIAPMAGCAMGEYFMRQGERVLIVYDDLTKHANTYREVALLLRRVPGREAYPGDIFYLHAHLLERAAKLNKRLGGGALTALPIAETLSGEISTYIPTNLISITDGQIYLDTNLFNAGIRPAINVGLSVSRVGGSAQPKGMRQVAGRLRLDLAQYREYAMFLEFGTELDMATKKKIERGRRVEELLKQGAHEVQPIEEQIISFYLANGGFLDNYPVEKVKDVVIKYIAYLKLKYSSVLTFLREELQLSDQIIYQLHNIFQEFEKEVYANSTGS comes from the coding sequence ATGAAAGAAGAAGTACTTGGTCTGCCCATAGATAAGATTGAGAAAAAAATAAAAGAATATGATTTCTCTCCTCGAATATCTAATATTGGTTATGTAAAGCATGTGGGAGATGGAGTTGCTGAGGTTTCTCTTTTAAACTCTGCCTTTATAGGAGAGATGGTAGTTTTTGAGTCAGGTATTCAGGGAATGGTGCTTTCTTTAAAAGAAGATTCGGTAGGAGTAATACTTTTTGGAAAGGACGAATATGTGAAGGAAGGAGATGTGGTTTATTCAACGAGTAAAATTTTACAAGTTCCTACAGGGAATGGTTTCCTTGGAAGAGTAATAGATCCCCTTGGAAATCCTATTGATGGTGGAGGATTAATATTTCCTGAGGCTTATGTGCCTATAGATAATGAGGCTCCAAGTATTTTTGATAGAGAACCTGTGAAGGAGCCATTGTATACAGGCATAAGAACTATTGATGCCTTAATTCCAATTGGTCATGGTCAAAGGGAACTCATTCTTGGAGATAGACAAACAGGCAAAACTACTATTGCTCTTGATACCATAATCTCTCAAAAGAATTATGGTACTATCTGTATTTATGTGGCAATAGCTCAAAAGAGAACAAACATTGCGAGGATTGTTCAAACTTTAAGAGAGTATGGTGCTTTATCTAATACTATTGTTATTGCAACTTTCCCTGATGAACCACCTGCATTAAGGTATATTGCTCCTATGGCGGGTTGTGCTATGGGAGAGTATTTTATGAGACAAGGGGAGAGAGTACTAATTGTCTACGATGATTTAACTAAACATGCCAATACTTATAGAGAGGTGGCACTTCTTTTAAGAAGGGTACCAGGAAGGGAGGCTTATCCTGGAGATATATTTTATCTTCATGCCCATCTTTTAGAAAGAGCGGCAAAGTTAAATAAAAGGCTTGGAGGGGGAGCTTTAACAGCTCTTCCTATAGCAGAGACTCTTTCAGGTGAAATCTCTACCTATATTCCTACAAACTTAATTTCCATAACCGATGGACAAATATATTTAGATACTAATCTCTTTAATGCAGGTATAAGACCTGCTATAAACGTAGGACTTTCAGTATCAAGGGTCGGTGGTTCAGCTCAGCCTAAGGGAATGAGACAGGTTGCAGGAAGATTAAGACTTGATCTTGCTCAATATAGGGAATATGCTATGTTCCTTGAGTTTGGGACAGAGCTTGATATGGCAACAAAAAAGAAGATTGAGAGAGGAAGAAGAGTAGAGGAGCTTTTAAAACAAGGAGCCCATGAAGTACAACCTATTGAAGAGCAAATTATTTCTTTTTACCTTGCTAATGGAGGATTTCTTGATAACTATCCTGTGGAAAAGGTTAAAGATGTGGTTATTAAGTATATTGCATATTTAAAACTAAAATACTCTTCGGTACTAACCTTCTTAAGAGAAGAGTTACAACTTTCTGATCAGATAATTTATCAGCTTCATAATATATTTCAGGAGTTTGAAAAAGAAGTATATGCCAACTCTACAGGGTCTTAG
- the atpF gene encoding F0F1 ATP synthase subunit B, whose protein sequence is MFSFNLLTIFSSIVNLLALAWIIKRYFLGAIIRIMNERREKIELAMKEAEKKLQEAEELRKQRESQLAQARDEAAKIVNEAIVTAEKMKRDITAKAEEEAEKIIVKAHEISMAERKRVLETAKKEVLSLSRLIIKEFFRRFLPVEAEELLINQFVDSLNLLIVNVKGDNIEEIRFVSPDNVSGQIKKKIEDKLRSLLPGSWKLNFELDPSIGLGFKLFIGEFLIDNSLDYHLSQIYDSIREVENI, encoded by the coding sequence ATGTTTTCGTTCAATTTGTTGACAATTTTTTCTTCCATAGTTAATCTTCTCGCTCTTGCTTGGATAATAAAGAGATACTTTCTTGGTGCTATTATCCGAATAATGAATGAGAGAAGGGAAAAGATTGAATTAGCAATGAAGGAGGCAGAAAAAAAGCTTCAAGAGGCTGAGGAATTGAGGAAACAAAGAGAATCTCAACTTGCTCAAGCAAGAGATGAGGCTGCAAAAATTGTTAATGAGGCAATTGTAACAGCTGAGAAGATGAAGAGAGATATTACAGCAAAAGCTGAAGAAGAGGCTGAAAAGATTATAGTTAAAGCTCACGAGATATCCATGGCTGAAAGGAAAAGAGTTTTAGAAACTGCTAAAAAGGAGGTATTGTCTCTTTCAAGACTAATAATAAAGGAATTTTTCAGGAGATTTCTTCCTGTTGAGGCTGAAGAACTCCTTATTAATCAATTTGTAGATTCTTTGAATTTACTGATTGTAAATGTAAAGGGTGATAATATTGAAGAAATTAGGTTTGTTTCTCCTGATAATGTGAGTGGTCAAATAAAAAAGAAGATAGAAGATAAATTAAGATCTCTTCTTCCTGGGAGTTGGAAACTTAACTTTGAATTAGACCCAAGCATTGGATTAGGATTTAAACTATTTATAGGTGAGTTTTTGATTGATAATTCCCTTGATTATCACCTCTCACAGATATATGACTCCATAAGAGAGGTGGAAAATATATGA
- a CDS encoding ATP synthase subunit C — protein MLAWVIIASIITAGFSVALVGMNATKAQGNAAASAFESVARQPEAGDQINRMLLFALAFIETIMIFTLTVALILLFANPLLGKLS, from the coding sequence ATGCTTGCATGGGTAATTATAGCTTCTATTATTACTGCGGGATTTTCAGTAGCTCTTGTGGGTATGAATGCCACTAAAGCTCAGGGAAATGCAGCGGCAAGTGCCTTTGAAAGTGTGGCTCGTCAACCTGAAGCAGGAGACCAAATAAATAGAATGCTTCTTTTTGCCCTTGCTTTTATAGAAACCATAATGATTTTTACCTTAACTGTTGCTTTAATTCTTCTCTTTGCAAATCCACTTCTTGGAAAACTCTCTTAA
- the atpB gene encoding F0F1 ATP synthase subunit A produces the protein MERGPEIGPRVVGQIFGIPITNTLISLQIVSLFVILLAFWLSYKPKETITTRQNIAETLVEMFKRYLSGFLEEHIAEKYFSFFATLFLFILISNWSGFIPGFTSPTSDINVTAGLAIGTILYIQYVAFKERGVEYLKSFVSPSVLFLPINILEQITRPVSLALRLFGNISGEHIVLGIISLLAPLIVPVPIMALNMFMGFIQAFIFTSLSAAYLAAALEE, from the coding sequence ATGGAACGAGGGCCTGAAATAGGACCACGGGTTGTAGGCCAAATATTTGGAATTCCTATAACAAACACTCTTATCTCTTTACAGATAGTATCTCTCTTTGTTATTCTTCTTGCTTTTTGGCTAAGCTATAAACCCAAGGAAACCATTACTACAAGGCAAAATATTGCAGAAACTTTGGTTGAGATGTTTAAAAGATATCTTTCTGGTTTTCTGGAAGAGCATATAGCGGAGAAATATTTCTCTTTCTTTGCAACTTTGTTTTTGTTTATTCTTATCTCAAACTGGTCAGGCTTTATTCCTGGTTTTACCTCTCCAACCTCTGATATTAATGTAACTGCAGGGCTTGCTATTGGTACTATCCTCTATATTCAGTATGTGGCTTTTAAAGAGAGAGGAGTAGAATATCTTAAGAGTTTTGTTTCTCCCTCGGTCTTATTTCTACCTATAAATATCTTGGAGCAAATTACTCGTCCTGTTTCTTTGGCATTAAGGCTTTTTGGCAATATTTCTGGTGAACATATTGTACTTGGCATTATTTCTTTACTTGCTCCTCTTATCGTTCCTGTCCCTATAATGGCTCTTAATATGTTTATGGGATTTATACAGGCTTTTATTTTTACAAGTCTTAGCGCTGCATATCTTGCAGCAGCATTAGAGGAATAG
- a CDS encoding AtpZ/AtpI family protein yields MKRKKPKNIWEIFNFTFALGTGLLGSLLVGIFIGYYLDKLFNTSPVFLLAFTVLGIWVGFRDIFRFLR; encoded by the coding sequence AATATATGGGAGATATTTAATTTTACTTTTGCTCTTGGTACTGGGCTTCTTGGATCTCTTCTTGTGGGTATCTTCATAGGTTATTACCTTGATAAACTTTTTAATACTTCTCCTGTGTTTCTTTTAGCTTTTACAGTCCTTGGAATATGGGTGGGATTCCGTGATATATTCAGATTTCTACGGTAA